The Streptomyces noursei ATCC 11455 sequence CCGCCGCCCAGCGCTCCCGCAGGGGCGGGGCGGACGGCTCGGCGGTCGCCCGGTCCGGTGCCCCGGTCTCCTTCGCGACCTGCCCGAGGAGTCCGACGGCCCGGTGGGTGGCGTCGAGGTGGCCGCGCAGCTCCGCCGCGCCGTCGGCGTCCAGGCCCGCGCAGGCCGGGGGCAGCCCGACGAAGATCCGGCCGGCCAGGCCCAGCGCCACCGCGCGGAGCGCGCCGGCGTCGGTGCCGCGGACGTCCCCGTAGCGCACCGCGCGGACCAGGGCGGGCAGGGCCTGGGCGAGGTGGCCGACGTCCGCGTCGAGGGCGGCGCGGTCGGCCAGCGCCCGCATCACCACCGGCAGGGCGTCGGGCAGCCCGGCGAGCAGGCAGCGCTCGGCGAGGGCGGTGACCTCGGCGAGGACGGTGGCCTCCGCGGCGTCCGAGGCGGCCTTGGCGGTGGCCGCGGTGAGCACCGTGGTGCCCCAGACGCCGGCCTCCGCGACCCGCACGGACAACTCCGGCTCCCAGCGCAGCCGCCAGGTCTCCCGGAAGGTGCCGGTGCTGCCCCGGGAGCGGGCGGGCTCGCCCCAGGGGACGCCGAGCAGCCGCAGCCGGTGCAGCAGGCCGCTGCGGCCGGCGTCGGTCTCCTTGCGGAGGTCCAGTTCCAGCTCCCGCTCGGCCGCCTCGGGCTTGAGGCGCAGCGTCCGCTGGCAGCGGGCGAGGTCCCGTTGGAGCGGGACGGCCGGGGCGTCCTCGGGCACCTGGCCCAGCACCTCGCCGACCACCAGCCGGTCGCGGATCAGCGCGGCGGGCACGTCGGAGCCGTCGGCCATGACGGCCCGGACCGCGTCGTCGAGTTCGGCGAGGCCGGCGAGCGGACGACCGCGGATCGCGGCGAGCCCTTCGGCGAGCCGCACCGCCTCGATGACGTGCGCCGACGAGACGGCGTGGTCCTCCTCGCGGAGCAGTCGGGCGGCCTTGGTCAGCCAGCGCTCCACGGGGCGGTCGGGGACCTCGAAGAGGTGGCCGTACCACCCGGGGGAGGTGATGCCGGCGCCGTAGCCGCTGCGCCGGGCCAGCCGCCGGTGAGTCCACGGCACCCAGGTCAGCGCCGTCTTCACCTTCGGCAGGCCCTTGAGGAGCTGTCGGTCGGCGGCCACCGTGGGCGGGGCGGGGCTCCCGCCGGAGCCGGGGCGGGCGGCGGCGGGGGCCAGTGCGGGGACGTGCCAGGCCCCGCAGACCACGGCCACCGGGTCGCCGAACTCCCGCCGCGCGGCGCGCAGTCGGAGCCGCATATGGGCCTCCCGGACCGCGTCGCGGTCGGATCCGTCGTTGCCGTGGGCCGCGCGCAGTGCCGCCATGGCCTCGGCGAGCGCGACGAACGGAGCCAGCGCGTCCGCCTCGGGTCCTCCCCCGCCGTCGGCGCCTCCCCCGCCCCCGGCTCCCCTCGCGCGGGGGGACCCCCATGGCCGGCCGGCACCCCCCGGGCCGCGGTGCTCGACCACGTCCTCCCACCAGCGCTCGGGGTCGTCGTGGCCGGCGGTCCCGGCGAGTACCCGGAGGGGGTCCAGCCGCATGGCGGCGGCCGACGCCGGCGCCCCCCGCTCCCCCGTTCCCTCGCCCGTTCCCGTGCCGGGCGCGGACCCTCCTCCTCGTTCCGGCCGTTCGTCGGTCTCCGGTTCCCCGTCCGCCATGGCCAGTGAATGTGCCGCCGGAAGGTCGATGAAGCGCACCGGAACGTCGTGCTCCAGGGCCCAGCGCAGCGCCACCCACTCGGGGGAGAAGGCGGCCAGCGGCCAGAACGCCGCGCGGCCGGGGTCGTCCACGGCGTGGGCGAGCAGGGCGACCGGTGGCCGCATCTCCGGGTGGGCGGCGAGCGGCGCCAGCGCGTCCGCCTCCGGCGGCCCCTCGATCAGCACCGCGCGGGGTGCGCACTGCTCCAGTGCGGCCCGCACCGCCCGCGCCGAACCCGGGCCGTGGTGCCGCACCCCGAGCAGCACCGGCCCGGTCCCGCTTCCGCCGGTCATGCGCCCACCTCCCGGCAGGCGCGGTAGAAGTCCTTCCAGCCGTCCCGCTCGCGCACCACGGTCTCCAGGTACTCCTGCCAGACGACGCGGTCCGCGGCCGGATCGCGGACCACCGCGCCGAGGATGCCGGCGGCCACGTCCCCGGGGCGCAGCACGCCGTCCCCGAAGTGGGTGGCCAGTGCCAGGCCGCTGGTGACGACCGAGATGGCCTCGGCCGTGGAGAGCGTCCCGGACGGCGACTTGAGCTTGGTGCGGCCGTCGGTCGTGACGCCGTCCCGCAGCTCGCGGAAGACCGTCACCACGCGGCGGATCTCGTCCATCCCCTGGGGCGCGGGCGGGAGTCGGAGCGAACTCCCGATCTGTGCGACGCGCCGCGCGACGATG is a genomic window containing:
- a CDS encoding DUF5682 family protein codes for the protein MTGGSGTGPVLLGVRHHGPGSARAVRAALEQCAPRAVLIEGPPEADALAPLAAHPEMRPPVALLAHAVDDPGRAAFWPLAAFSPEWVALRWALEHDVPVRFIDLPAAHSLAMADGEPETDERPERGGGSAPGTGTGEGTGERGAPASAAAMRLDPLRVLAGTAGHDDPERWWEDVVEHRGPGGAGRPWGSPRARGAGGGGGADGGGGPEADALAPFVALAEAMAALRAAHGNDGSDRDAVREAHMRLRLRAARREFGDPVAVVCGAWHVPALAPAAARPGSGGSPAPPTVAADRQLLKGLPKVKTALTWVPWTHRRLARRSGYGAGITSPGWYGHLFEVPDRPVERWLTKAARLLREEDHAVSSAHVIEAVRLAEGLAAIRGRPLAGLAELDDAVRAVMADGSDVPAALIRDRLVVGEVLGQVPEDAPAVPLQRDLARCQRTLRLKPEAAERELELDLRKETDAGRSGLLHRLRLLGVPWGEPARSRGSTGTFRETWRLRWEPELSVRVAEAGVWGTTVLTAATAKAASDAAEATVLAEVTALAERCLLAGLPDALPVVMRALADRAALDADVGHLAQALPALVRAVRYGDVRGTDAGALRAVALGLAGRIFVGLPPACAGLDADGAAELRGHLDATHRAVGLLGQVAKETGAPDRATAEPSAPPLRERWAAVLRTLAERDTAPGLLRGRAARLLLDDGRLPGDGAERLMGLALSPGTPPADAAGWVEGFVGGPDGGLLLVHDERLLALVDGWLTRVPDAAFVDVLPLLRRTFGGYDTGVRRTLGELVRRGPSGGSRHPAAGPVDAAAPGFGPGLDRDRAAAVLPTLRLLLGIPQRGYEDGDGDGDGDGDGHDENGKERVGSGRDGTSGGADGVGNGAGTTGTEGTAPVINKPTGVGR